CGTTGACGAAAGACAGGTACAGACCCCACAGCAGGAGCCACAGCAGCATCGACGCCGGAACTGCGTACGGACTCGGGAGCCACGACGGGAGGCCGGCGAACGCGAGCGCCGAGAGCCCGACGCCGGCCCAGGCCGCGACGCCGATGACGCGGTCGTCGGGAAAGAAGTAAAACAGGCTGGGACGGTCACGGAACGCGTGGCGGTCGACGTACTGCCGTATCGGAAGCAGGCCGTCCTCGCCGGCGAGCGGGCGGAACTGCGTGGCCGCGACGAGGAACGCGAGCAGGTAGATGACCGCCAGCCCCCGGTGGAACAGGAACCTGACGAGCCAGTACGCCTCTGCATCCCACGGCAGCATACTCCGGATGTGACCCAGCCACGGACTAAACCGTACCGGGCGGCGGCGCGGTCAGCCACGGCCGTCGCCTCTCCGGTCAGCCCAGCAACCGCTGGTGGGTCGGCTTCATACAGCGGTCCTGGACGACGCGGCGGCCGGCCGCCTCGGCACGTTCGACGGCCTCGTCGTCGTGGATACCCAACTGGAGCCAAATAACGGCGTCGTCGTCGCGTTCCAGCGCCGCGTCGACGATATCGCTGACCTCCTCGCTGGGCCTGAAGACGTCGATGATGTCTATCTCGCCGGGCACCTCCGACAGCGAGTCGTACGCCTTCTGTCCGAACACTTCGTCGGCGTAGGGATTGACCGGAATCACGTCGTACCCCTGCTCGTGGAGGTACTTCGGAATCTCGTGGGCGTCCTTGCCGGCGCTGGTCGAACAGCCGACGACGGCGACGCGGTCCAGTTCCAGAATCTCTCGGAGTTCGTCGTCCGAACTAACGGGCATACACGGAGTTCGCCGGGCAGCGACAAAAGCTATTGCCCGGGCGCTACGTCGCGGGTTCGTCGGATTCGCTCGGTTCCCGCAGGTAGGTCTGGCCCCACGCCGCCATCTCGGTGATTACCGGCTCCAGCGACGCACCGTGTTCGGTCAGCGAGTAGTTGACGCGAAACGGCTGTTCGTTGATGACCTCCCGGTCGACGAGCCCTTTCTCCTGGAGGTCTTCGAGGCTGTCAGAGAGCACCTTTGAAGAAATCCCGTCGACGTTCTCCTTGAGTTCGTTGAATCCCGAGGGGCCGTTCTCGAGCAGCCGGTGAATGATAACCGGGTGCCACTTCTTCCCGATGAGGGAGGCCGTCGTCGTTATCGGGCACCACTCTTCGCCGGCACACCAGACGGAGAGTCGCTCCGGTGAGTCGCTCATGTCTTGCCGAGATTTCGGTCGCGGACGGCTAATATCTACCCCTGAACAGGGACTGAAGGGTCACTGAAGACGCCCAGGACTTCCGGACGCAAATCTCGCCGGGGGACGCGGTCGGAACGGCTCTCGGCCGAGGGTAGTAGCGACCGTTTACTCGGAGTAGACGGCCCATTCTCGTA
This genomic window from Haloarcula sp. DT43 contains:
- a CDS encoding CoA-binding protein — its product is MPVSSDDELREILELDRVAVVGCSTSAGKDAHEIPKYLHEQGYDVIPVNPYADEVFGQKAYDSLSEVPGEIDIIDVFRPSEEVSDIVDAALERDDDAVIWLQLGIHDDEAVERAEAAGRRVVQDRCMKPTHQRLLG
- a CDS encoding winged helix-turn-helix transcriptional regulator codes for the protein MSDSPERLSVWCAGEEWCPITTTASLIGKKWHPVIIHRLLENGPSGFNELKENVDGISSKVLSDSLEDLQEKGLVDREVINEQPFRVNYSLTEHGASLEPVITEMAAWGQTYLREPSESDEPAT